The Lipingzhangella halophila genome segment ATCCCGCCGTGGACGTTCCCGGAGCCCTTGCTCCCGGTGGCGCTGCGTCCCGCCTCGAAGTCCGACGACGACAAGCTGTCCCAGGCGATCTCCCGGCTGGCCGCCGAAGACATCACACTCACCGTCGAGGTGAACGCCGAGACGCACCAGTTGGTGGTGTGGTGCATGGGCGAGGCGCATCTGGACGTGATCACCGACCGGCTGGCCACCCGGTACGGGGTCAAGGTCGAGACCGGCACCGTCCGGATCCCGCTGCGCGAGACGTTCTCCGTGCCCGCGCAGGGGTTCGGACGCAACGTAAAGCAGAGCGGAGGGCACGGCGAGTACGGCATTTGCCGGATCGAGGTCGAGCCGCTGCCGTCGGGCTCGGGCCTGGAATTCGTCGACAGAATCGTCGGCGGCGTGGTGCCGCGCCAGTTCATCCCGTCCGTGGAGAAGGGCGTTCGCGCGCAGATGGAGAGCGGCGTGCACTCGGGGTACCCGCTGGTGGACATCCGGGTGACCCTCTACGACGGCAAGGCGCACTCGGTCGACTCCTCCGACATGGCGTTCCAGAAGGCCGGCAAGCTCGCGTTGAAGGACGCCGCCGAGAACAGCCAGATGTCGATGCTGGAACCCGTCGAGGAGCTCTCGGTGCTGGTGGACGAGGAGTACATGGGGGCCGTCATGAGCGACCTCTCCGCGCGCCGCGGCCGGGTCATCGGCACCGAAGCGCTGCCGGACGGCCGTTCCCTGGTCAAGGCGGAGGTCCCGGAACTGGAGATCACCCGCTACGCGATCGACCTGCGCTCACTCTCGCACGGCACCGGCACCTTCAGCCGCCGTTACCTGCGCCACGAACCCCTGCCGCGGCAGCTCGCGGAGAAGTACGTCCAGGAGGGCGAGGCCGGAGCCTAGAGGCGGTGCCGGCGAAGGGCGCCGAGGACCGGGAGACCGCCCTTGGCGCCCTTTTCGGCCACGCCCTCTTTCGTCCCGCCCTCCGCGCCCTCCGCTGCGGTGAGCACGTGGTACGGCCTCCGACGGGGCGGCGACGGCACCGGACGGGCCGGCCCCCAGTCATCGGTACGGGTGCCCGATGGTGACGCGCCCGGCGGGGGCGGCGACTGGTGGTGGGGCCAGCGGGGGTCTCCGTGGCGTCATTCTCGGTGCTGGGCCGTATCGAGGGTGACTGTGGGGACGTTCTCGGCGCTTAGTATGTCCGTACGGTCAGTTTCGGTGCCGCGCGGACCCTCGCGCGCCCGCTATGTCCGGATTGTGAGCGGTCTGGGCGCCGATCTTGAGGATTGCGTTCCTTTACCGCGCGGCAAAGGAACGCAATCCTCAAGATCGACACAAAAACCGGACGTAGCGGACATGCGGGGGCGGGGAGCGGAGGTCCCGAGCCCCGAGCCCGGCGACACCAGGCAGCACCCCTGGGCTATGCGCCGTTGTCGCTGCTTCCGTCGCACGCGCCACCAGCGGGCACCCGCACCGACACGCGCTCGCCCGGGCCATCCGCCGTCCTCGCTGCCCTCACTGGATGCCCAACCATCCGCCACCGCACCATGCCGCCGCTTCCGTAATTATCCGATCGCAAAGGACACACGGCCATGGAACCACCGGGAACCGTCGACTTCTGGTTCGACCCGTCCTGCCCCTACACCTTCGTCGCGTCGCTGTGGCTGCGGGAGGTGGCCACGGTCCGGCCCATCGAGGTGGGCTGGCACGTGATGAGCCTGTCGGTGCTCAACGAGGGCCGCGGCGACGACCCCGAGGGCGACCCGGAAGGATACCTGTGGGTCCCCGCCCGGATCTGCGCCGCGGTCCAACAGGAGCACGGCCACGCGGCGCTCGGCCGGTTCTACGCCGAACTGTGGCGGGATGAGGAAGGCGAGGGCCACGGCGACTGGCTGGGTGACTTCCACACCGCGCTTGACCGGACAGGGTTGCCGCGCGAGCTGGCCGAGGCGGGCTCCACATCCGACTACGACGAGACGCTCCGCGCCTCCCACGCCGAGGGGACCGCCCTCGTTGGCACGCACGTGGGCACGCCGATCGTCGCCGCGGACCGCCACTCGGAGCGGCCGGTCGCGTTCTTCGGGCCGGTGCTGTCCCGGGTCCCACGCGGCGAGGAGGCCGGACGCCTGTGGGACGGGGCGCTGCTCGTCGCCGCGACGACGGGCTTCCACGAGATGAAGGGACCCGCGCCGGCGGCCCCGGTGTACTGAGTCCCCGCGGCGCACAGCGCCGCACCACCGGGCGTTCCCGGACACGGGCACCGCTCACAGCACCCGGCCGGGCTGGGAGCGGTCGGCCAGCGCGGCGAACCGCCAGGTGTTCACGGGGTGGCTGGACAGGAAGTTCGCCAGCATCACGAACAGGCCCTGGTCGGTGGTGGCGCGCCCCGCGATGTCGTCGAAGTCGACGTCGGAGTAGAGGTACTTGCCGGCGGCGAGCACGCGCAGCCCCGGGACGCCTTCGGGGCAGAAGTCGTAGGCGTGGTTGTCCGCCGTGTACTCCTGCGCGCGGTTGAGCGTGCTGCCGAGGCCCGGGATGAGGTTGGCCACCGAGATCCCGAACTGGCGCCAGTAGGACGCGTGGCCGGCGGCGATGTGGCCCACCTCGTGTCCGATGACGAACCGGAGCGCCGCGGGGTCGGCGAGCCGGTCGCCGATCTCGAACAGGTCGCTGTTGATCGAGACGTACCTGCGGAAGCCGTGCCCGGACGCGAACGCGTTGACCTGGCCGTTGCCCAGGACAACGTAGGCGTCGGGCACGCGTGGCAGCCCGAGACGGTGCGCGGCGTCGACCACCATGCGGTGCGCCTCCGGGAACTGGGTCTCCGTGATGCGCACACCGTTGACCCGCTGCTTGGCGTACATCTGCCCGCGCAGGAAGAACACCAGGGCCGGGACGGCGAGCACGAGCAGCGGCTGGGTCGAATCCTCCTGGAGCGTGCGGCTGATCCCCCCTGCCACCGCAAGCGCGGTGACCGCGACACACGCGGCAAGGGCCTGGTTCTCCCTGGGATGCCGCAACGCGCGCCGCCGCCGCCGGTCACCCCATCTCACGGACGCCATGGACCCATTCTGGGGTGCGGACCCGCCGAGTCCTCCTGCGCAGCGCCCATACTTAAGACCGGATCCGCCCTAGCGGCCGCGCCGGAACCCGGGGCCCGCGGCACCACGAATCCCGGCGCCCCGCTCACAACCGGTAGGGCGGGTCCTCCGGCGGGTCCTGCGGCTGCTCGTTGGCCTCGTAGGGGGCGTACCCGTAGTACGGGCGGTCAGCGGGCCACGGCTGTTCCGCCGGGTACGGCTCGGAGTCGGGCGGCGGTGGCGCGGCCGCTACCGGCGGCCCTTGGGGCGGTGGCGCGGGGAACGCGGGACCGTTGGGCTGCCCACCGCCCGGATCCGGCATCCCGCCATTCGGTGCTCCCTCTGGATCATCGTCGTTCAGCAGATCGGCCGG includes the following:
- a CDS encoding mycothiol-dependent nitroreductase Rv2466c family protein, with translation MEPPGTVDFWFDPSCPYTFVASLWLREVATVRPIEVGWHVMSLSVLNEGRGDDPEGDPEGYLWVPARICAAVQQEHGHAALGRFYAELWRDEEGEGHGDWLGDFHTALDRTGLPRELAEAGSTSDYDETLRASHAEGTALVGTHVGTPIVAADRHSERPVAFFGPVLSRVPRGEEAGRLWDGALLVAATTGFHEMKGPAPAAPVY
- a CDS encoding M48 family metallopeptidase; this translates as MASVRWGDRRRRRALRHPRENQALAACVAVTALAVAGGISRTLQEDSTQPLLVLAVPALVFFLRGQMYAKQRVNGVRITETQFPEAHRMVVDAAHRLGLPRVPDAYVVLGNGQVNAFASGHGFRRYVSINSDLFEIGDRLADPAALRFVIGHEVGHIAAGHASYWRQFGISVANLIPGLGSTLNRAQEYTADNHAYDFCPEGVPGLRVLAAGKYLYSDVDFDDIAGRATTDQGLFVMLANFLSSHPVNTWRFAALADRSQPGRVL